The DNA region TCGATATCATTACGGCAGGTTTAGATGAAAAACTAAACGAAGATGGCTACATCGTTCCAGGTCTAGGAGATGCTGGGGACCGTTTATTCGGTACAAAATAATCAAACAAAAAAGACTGCCATTGGCAGTCTTTTTTTGCTTAATAAGCAAAACTTGTCATTAGATTACCGAAGCCAGCGCCATCATATCCAGGGGATACACGCACGCGTTTTAAGGCAAATAGTCCATCGCTAGCACTAGCATAGCCAGGTTCAGTTGTGACAGCCATTTTATAACCAGCTTTTTCAGATAGTTCAATCGTAGTATCATCGTAACGTCCTACAGGATAGCAGAGTGTGTTGGTATCTTGTTTTAAGTTTTTATCTAAAAAATTTTTAGATGAGTTCATTTCTTCCGTTTGTTCTGCCGGAGTCATTTGATTTAATTCTAAGTGATTGTATGTGTGACTCTGGATACTAACTAGGCCAGAGTCACTCATTTCTTTAGCCTGTTCAAGAGTGAAACCATTATCACTCTTTTGTTTTTTGATAATAGAATTAATCGTTGCTTTCATCTTTAAATCTTTTAAGATGGGGAAGCCTTCCTCATAGTTATCAAGGTAGCCATCATCAAAGGTAACCCAGACAATGTTTTCGGCAGGTTTTTTATTAGTTGTTAACACTAAATAGGCTTCTTCTGGTGTCAGCGTATAATAGTCATTCTCTTTCAACCACGCCATGTGTTGGCGAAATTCAGCTGGTGGGACTCTTAAGCTGTTACCTTCAGATAAGCTATGATACATCAAGATAGGGAAGTTGATTTCTGCCTCAGAAGAGAGCCAGTTTTTGGTATTTGGTTCAGTTTTAGCTGGTTTAGAATCAGGTTCTTTCGTTGTTTCGGTTAGTTGAAGCGAGCTAGTTTCTTCAGTTTGTTGAGTCGTGGGGGCTGTTTTATTAGATAATTGTGATTGACGGTAAAAGATAAATCCTAGTTGTGCAAGGATGATGGCAACTAACAGGCTAATAATCCATTTTCTCATAAGGCAGAACTCCTTTAATAATAGTGAGTTTAGAATACCATATATATAGTGGTAAAGTTAAGACTTTCTTTACAGTTACGGAAGGTACTTAGTTGTGTATCAGTTCAAAAAAAGATACAATTAACTGTAATAAATCACGTGAAGAGGATAATTTTAAATGAAAAGATTTTTAAAAGATATCAGTATTATTTTAGGAGTGTTGCTCCTATTTGCTGTAGGGCTAATTGCGTTTACACCATACCCTGCAACCAACTTAATAAATAGTCTGTTTGCTAAGGGTGGGCCAGCTAAAGAGCCGGCTGATTTTCAAAAGCGAATGGATAAAATT from Vagococcus coleopterorum includes:
- a CDS encoding polysaccharide deacetylase family protein produces the protein MRKWIISLLVAIILAQLGFIFYRQSQLSNKTAPTTQQTEETSSLQLTETTKEPDSKPAKTEPNTKNWLSSEAEINFPILMYHSLSEGNSLRVPPAEFRQHMAWLKENDYYTLTPEEAYLVLTTNKKPAENIVWVTFDDGYLDNYEEGFPILKDLKMKATINSIIKKQKSDNGFTLEQAKEMSDSGLVSIQSHTYNHLELNQMTPAEQTEEMNSSKNFLDKNLKQDTNTLCYPVGRYDDTTIELSEKAGYKMAVTTEPGYASASDGLFALKRVRVSPGYDGAGFGNLMTSFAY